The Novipirellula aureliae sequence AAGAATCTCAATCTCAACGGTTTTGACCATGCGAAGTTGTTCAGGTTGCAAACTCGCCAAGTGGTTGCTGATGATTTCCGGAATCATCGGTATTACTCGATCGGGCAAATAGACACTCGTCGCCCGATTGCGAGCTTCGGTATCAAGCTCGCTACCCTCGGGAATAAATGAACTGACGTCGGCGATATGGACCCACAACCGCCACCGTCCCTGTTCTCGCTCGAGCGAGATCGCATCATCAAAATCGCGAGCGTCAAACGGATCGATCGTGATCGTCAACAGCTCGGTCAAATCCTTGCGTTCCTCGGGGACCGAGCAGTCGTTGAAAGCATCCGCTTGTGCCCGAGCTTCATTGAGCACCTTTTCAGGAAACGCATCGGGCAAACCGTATTGCCGCATGACTAGCAGCGTATCGATTTCTGGGTTCGTGCTACTGCCGAGACGTTCCAAGATAACCGCTTCGCCACCACGCCCATCGTCGTCAGGGAACTCGACCATTTCGACGAATACTTTATCATTCTCGGTCAACGGTAAACCACGGACGTCGCCAACCGAGACCGGTTGCTTGTACGGAGTTCCGTCAAGCATGACCGAGGCGTTCCCATTGATCATTCGAAAGGTGCCAGTGAATTGACGGCGAGCGCGTGCGAGAATCTCGACGACAACCGCTTCATCACCACTACCTTTGCGGCTCGGACGGACCCGAACCTCGACTTGGTCACCTTCAAGTGCCCCCATGGTTGAGCCAGGCGGCACAAATAAGTGCTCGGCAACTTCGTTTTCGTTTTCATGATCGCCGGGACGAACGAAGCCAAAACCACCGCCCATCGCTCGGCGAAACGTGCCGCGAACGAGGTCGGGTTGCCCTTCAAAAGCCCCGGCCGGAATGACCAAATGGTTCGACCCGTAGACCACACGCCCCTCTAAAACCAATTGCTTCACGACTCGGCGCAGCTCTTTGGTTTCGTCGGCATCGAGTTTTAATTCCGTCGCAATCTGCTTCGGTTTACTCGGTCGATAATTGGGCATGCTTAGGTGACGGAGCAGCCGATCCGTTATTTCAGGTGATACATTCATAAAGAGAAGATACACGAAAGCATGACCATTTGTCGCCCCAATAAAGAGAATATAGTCATCACAGACCGTTTATTCCCTCCCAACGCCTGGTATCACGAGCTCCGACTACTTCAGCATGAAGCCGTTAATCGACCAGCCATCAGCCTCGGAACGTGTGAAGTTCCCACCATTAGGCAGATACTTTTCGATCTGGCTGATCGGCGGAAGTTTTGCAGAATCGAGATCTTCCGGAGACACCCCTTCTTCTTCCTTGAACAGACGCCGAATCACGGTTGCCAAAATAGAGTCACTTTCGCGAAGTTTGCCTTGGCGGAACAACTCGTACTTTGCTCGGATGCCCAATTTTGATCGACCGATACGGTCCATCGCAACTTGATCGGCTTCTAAAGACTGCATCGCTGACAATACGTCCTGCACCTCGGGCAACTGCGCAAAGCCCCCGGGGACGCCATTTTGAACGCGTTTCGCCGTCTCGACCAGCAATTCAGGATGACTCGAAAACATTAGATACGCATGCGACGACCCTTTCGCTTGAGGAATCATGCCGATTGCCCAATGGTCAAGCAGCGGATCGATTTCTTCCACCTCTTCTTCCTCAAAGCCAAGATCACCAAAAATCTCGGCTTCAAAATCATCGTTGCCTTCGCCTCGTTCGACTTGCCAAAGTTCGATTCCAGGCACCACCTCCATCTTGCTAGCATCCGGTTCGACTTCCATCGCTTTGCGGATCGCTTCTTGGATCGCATCGGGGTTCGTCACTTGAATTGCGATGAGCAACCGTTCCGATTGCACGTCAGCGGGCAGCGTGTTATCGGCAACCACAAGCACCTCTTCGCCAAGAGCAGGCAGAACATTGTTCAAAATATCAATTTGCGGGCCGTCGGCATCTTCTCGAATTCCGTCTAGGGTTGGTTTAAAGATGGTATCGCCGAGTGCGTCATCGACCAACGTTTCGGCTGCCAAGAAGGCCTCTTCGATCTTCAATCGAATGCGGCCAACACTGGCGGTATCCTCGCTGATCCAAACGGGCAAATCGCCAAGATCGCCGTTGGGAAACTGCAGCATTTTCGCTGCTTTTTCATACTTGCTCGGCAACTCGGTTGTTGGTGGTGCTAGCACATAGCCTCGGTGTAGCACGTCATACTTCTTACCCGCAATCGTGGCGATCCCTCCCGCAGCACGGATGGCGTCGAAGCCTTGTCGTTCCAGCAAACTCAAAATATCAATCTGCGTTCCCCGGTCGACCTCGAAGGCTTCGCGAAGGATCCGCCCCATTTGGAATGGATGAGCAAACCACTCGACCGCTACCGTGCTGCCGCCCTCGGTAAACGGTTGTAGCATGGCCCGGCTGGAACGCGTCAAAACGTCCCGAAAATCAGCCAAATCGCCGATCGGTTGACCAGACATTTCCCCATTGGCCGCGTCGATCAAATCGAAAACGACCGTATCACGGTCCGCTGCAATGATTCGTGCATCATCAAGTGTGATAGCAACCTGTTCGATTTTGATTTGGCCAGGCTTTGGTTTGACCGTATAGACACGAACGTTCTGTCCAGCGTGCTCCACATCGCTACGGGTTGCTCCGCCTGCTTTCAAATCGGCATCAAGCGTTGCCATCGCGTCATCGGCCTCTTTGCGTTTCCCACGAATATCGGCGATCACGACCAATGAAAAGGGACGACGCTTGTCCTTTTCGAACGGCAACCATGCCGCGACCGCTTCACCCGACGCAATGTAATACAAATCATCGGGTTTGAGGCCAACGCGGTTATCCATCGAATCGAGATAACTCGTTACGCGGTCGCGTTGTGCTTCGATAAATGGCTGCATGGCAGGGTCCTGCATCAGCTCGCCAAAATGCGTTTTTCGCCAAGCTTTGCAAAAATCGGGGACGCTCGGCATGCGGATCAATCCAGCAACCGTGTCGGGCAGGATGCGAATCGCAGGCAAATAGGCGACATCCTCCGCTGCGTCCTCCGCGACATCCTCCGCTGCGTCCTCCGCGACGTCCTCCGCTGCGTCCGCTTCCGGTTCGGTTTCCTGAGCAACTTCTTGGGCTGCTTCCTGCGTTTCCAGCGTTTCCTGCTGGACAACCGCAATTTCCTCCTGCGCAGCCACGGGCGTCCTAGCAGCCATACCGGCCGCTAAAACGATCGCAACGGCAAATATCAGCTTGGCCGACGCGACGCAATGGAAGGGAAGGGAAGGTTCGTTCGATCTGTAGCTGAGGGAGCGGTTCATGCAGAGTCCGATAGTGAAGTGTTCGCGGGCCCAATAGGAATTGGCCGATCCGATTTTAGAGGTCGATTAACGAATTGGCCATGACATGATAGGCTACCAACTCGATTAGCGGTATGTTATCGAACCCGGTTCACCCGTGAAACGCCAAGAAACCAATTTAGAATGCCTGAAACGACTTTCCGACCTTATCAAAACCCCTTAATTGAGCGGTACGCATCCTCCGAAATGGCCCATTTATGGGGTCCTGAGCGACGAATCGCCACATGGCGACAACTCTGGATCGCTTTAGCCGAGAGTGAACAAATGCTAGGGCTGCCCGTTTCGGATCTCCAAATTGAGCAGCTACGTCGATTCCAGTCCGATTTAAATCTCGACGTCGCGGCAGAATTCGAGCGGATTCGTCGTCATGACGTGATGGCGCATGTCGAAGCCTACGGCGAACAATGCCCCGATGCCAAACCGATCATCCATTTGGGTGCGACCAGTTGCTTCGTGACGGACAATGCCGATCTGATTCTCATTCGTGACGGCCTTCGCTTGGTCGCCCGCCGCTTGGCATCGACCATTCTGTGCATGAGCGATTTTGCAAAAGAGCAACGAGCCCTCCCTTGCCTGGGCTTCACCCACCTGCAACCCGCACAACCGACGACGGTCGGAAAACGATGCTGTCTATGGATCTACGATCTCGTTTTGGATCTTCATGAAATTGAACACCGGATCGACACGCTATGTGCTCGAAGCGCCAAAGGAACGACAGGCACGCAGGCCAGTTTTCTACAATTGTTCGGCGGCGACCACGACAAGGTAAGAAAACTCGAAACGCTGATCTCTGAAAAAATTGGCTTCGGCAAAACGTATGCGGTTACTGGACAAACCTATCCGCGAAAAGTCGACAGCCAATTGCTTGACGCATTGTCGGGGATCGCACAAAGTTTACACAAAACGGCAACCGACTTGAGGCTATTGGCGAACCGCAAAGAGCTCGAGGAACCATTCGAAGAAAAACAGATCGGCAGTTCGGCGATGGCTTACAAACGCAACCCGATGCGAAGCGAGCGTATTTGTGCGTTAACTCGTTTCGTGATGAGTTTGCAGAGCAGCCCCGCGATGACAGCGGCGACCCAGTGGATGGAACGGACCCTCGACGACAGTGCGAATCGGCGATTGGTGATCCCACAAGCTTTCTTAGCGATCGACGCATCGCTGGTGCTGATGCAAAACGTTTCCGATGGATTGGTGGTTTACCCCAAAACGATTGCCAAGAACTTGGCGGCGGAACTTCCGTTCATGGCGACAGAAAACATTATGATGAAGGCAGTCGCCGCGGGTGGTGATCGGCAAGAGCTGCACGAGCGAATTCGCGTCCATAGCGTCGAGGCGGCTCGCCGAGTCAAGGCAGAGGGTGAAGCGAACGATTTGATGGATCGCTTGCGTGCGGACGACGCCTTTGCGAAAGTCGATCTTGAGGCGGCCACCAATCCACTCGACTTTGTCGGTCGTGCCCCCGAACAGGTCGACGAATTTATCGCCGAACACATCGATCCAATCCGAAACCGCTACCAAGACCAAGACGATTTGAGTGTTGAGGTCACGGTTTAGGGGTTGGAGTCCAGGCATGACAACTCGTCATTCGCCCTCGCGTTTGGGTTCGTGCGTTTCAAAGGTGGTGCGGCGACTTTGCTTGGCTTTCGTAACCGATGCGACCGCGCGTTCATGCAACACGCGTTGCGATTGGAAAGGTACTGCCTTCTTCGTGGCAGGAACAATCCGCTCGTACATTCCCGTCGGCAACATCCGCCAACAATTCGTGTTGTCTTTGAAATAAGTTTTTAGCGTTGAAAGAAGTTTGTCACGGCATGCTTGCTCGATCACCGGAACCATTAACTCGACGCGTCGATCCAGGTTTCTCGGCATCCAATCGGCACTACTGATAAACAATTCATCGTCACCACCATGCCGAAAATAGATAATTCGAGCATGTTCCAAAAAGCGATCCACGATGGAAATCACTTCGATCGAATCACTCAAACCCTTCACGCCTGGTCTTAGACAGCAGATCCCTCGGACGTTCAATCGAATGCGAACCCCTACCTGGCTAGCCCGATACAACGCATCGATGACTTCGGTATCGACAAGCGAATTGATTTTGGCAGTGATCTCGGCCTTCTGGCCTTCTTGACATCGCCGGGTTTCCGCTTCAATTAAGTTCAGCAAACGTTTGCGTAGCGTCATCGGTGCAGCAGCAAGCAGTTGCAACTGCTGCGGTTGACTTGCACCTGTTACCGCATTGAAAAAAGTGGTCGCATCGGCGCCGAGGGTATCGTTGCAGGTCAAAAGCGATACATCGCTATAAATCTTTGCGGTCGATTCGTTGTAGTTCCCCGTGCCAAAGTGCATGTAGCGGACGATTCCCTGCGGTTCACGGCGGACGATGATGCACACCTTTGCGTGCGTTTTCAGTCCGCGAATCCCGTAAATGACCTGTACCCCTGCCTGTTCCATCTCACGAGCCCATTCGATATTCCGGGCTTCATCAAAGCGAGCTTTTAGCTCGACAATCACCGACACGTATTTTCCTCGCTCGGCAGCTCGCATCAGCGCCGAGACGATAGGACTCTTGCCGCTCGTCCGATACAAAACCTGTTTGATCGCCAATACATCCGGGTCAACGGCGGCCTCTTCGATCAAACGCACGATCGGATCGAAACGTTCGTAGGGATGAATGAGCAGCAAGTCGCCTTTCGCAATCGTAGAAAACATTGGTTCGGCTGGGTCGATGTCAATGTTCGCTTGAGGCAACCAAGGTGTTTCGCGGAGCGAATCAAAACCTTCAAGCCCGTGCAGCGTGAATAGATAACCAAGGTCCAAGGGACCATCAACCTTGTACAAATCTTGATTGGTAAGCTGCATCATTTCGGATAGGAACGCCACCGAATGATCACTGGCGTTGGCACCGTATTCGAGCCTGACCACTCGCGACAGGCGGCGGCTCTCGAGCACGTCTTCCATGCCGTCGACCAAGTCCATCGCACCATCTTCTTGCAACTCGATGTCCGCATTTCGAGTGATCCGAAACGCAACGCACTCCATCACTTCACGACCTGGAAAAAAATCCTCGACGTAGTGGCAAACCAAATCTTCAAGCAAAACGTACCCGTGCCCTTTTTCAGTTGGCACCGGGATCATGCGTGGGACCGTACGTCCAAGCGGGATGACAGCGTACTGCCAAGCATCGCCATCTTCCAATTCTTCGGTTTTGCCGGGTTGTGATACCGCTCGAAGCCGAACGCAAAGGTTTATCGCTAACCCTTGTAACAGTGGGAAGGGTCGATCGTGCGTGATCGCTTGCGGTGACAAGACGGCTGACACATCGCTCTCGAACCGTCGCTGGGCCACTTCGCGCGCCCGATCGTGACAATCATCCAAGTCGACTCGGCAAACCCCAGCCTCAGCGAGCCGTGGCTCGAGGTCCTCTCGCAAGAGCGTGTATTGGCGGTCGACAAACTCTTTGCAACGACTTGATACCGCATTGACTTGCTGCGACACCGTCAATCCTGCGGCATCCCGGACCATCGCATTTCGTGCAAATTGCAATTGCAATCCACCCATCCGGACCATGACGAATTCGTCTAAATTGGATCCCGTAATGGCCAAAAACTTTGCCCGCTCCAAAAGCGGGAGCGAATCATCAGCGGCCTGGTCTAAGACACGTTCATTGAACGCCAACCAAGCCAATTCTCGGTTAAGAAACCGATCATCCGGTAGGGGGAGATCAAACGGCAGGGCTTTCTTTTTGGCAGCGGAGCTTTTTTTGGGCACAGGAATGCTTGGGGGTTCGTTTTTGGTGGAAGCGAATTGCCTTGCTGTCGAGGCGTCGTGAGCGTTAATTGTCGATTGGCTCTTCGATTACCGCAACGGGTGAAACGGCTTCGGAGTCTTGCCCGAGCAAAATTCCGATCGCTTTGGGATAAAAGTCCTTGCCGTAATTCAATTCTCCACCTTGATGCCCGACGAAGCCAACCATTGCCGCTAAAACAACGAGCCCGAGCTTCCAAGCCCCCATCAGCTTCCCGCTGTCTTTCCAAAATCCAATGGCCGCGACGATCATCAAAATAGCAGAGCCCGATGCGACGGCGACGCCGCTCCAGCGATGCCAAAACAGTTCGGAATCAAAGTCGATTTTTGACCAACCTCCATAACCCTGTTCACTTGCAAAGGACCATCCCATCAAGGTCGCAACGATCGCCGAAGCGCCGCCGAGAATTAAGCACATTGTGGGGATCTGAGTCCCGACCGCAGGCCATTTGATCCCCAACACCACGAACAACGCTCCGACAAGCAATAACGCGATCGGAAAATGAACGGTGGCCGGATGCAGGTATCCTTGGAAAGACCAGACGCGACCAAGAAAGCTTTTCGGTGCTGCTGCTGCGACCACCTCTGGAACGATCGCCACTTCGGTCGCCCCCACAACGGCGCCGGATGGCCAATTCGCCCCCTCATCGATCCACGTTCGAATCAGCGACAATTCACTGGTCGACAGCGGGCCACCATGCGATGGTGGCGGCATCATCATGTCTTCATCGTCGCTCGTCATGTAGTCGACAAACAAAGAACTCCCTAACGCGTCTTCAGGCTCTAAGTAATCTAGCAAGATGTCGGCTTCGTCGACGCGAAAATCATTCTTTGCGTCGTCTGGCCCGTGGCATTCCAAACAATGTCCCGCGAAGATTGGCGCAATATCACGCTCAAAATCAATCAAACGGCCTGATTCATCAAGAATCGTCGGCGATTCGACCGTGTCAGCAGCAACCAGCGATGGCGATACAAGAAAGAAGAGAACGACGAATAATGGCAGGACAAGTTTTGGTAGGTGATGCACAGAAAAACCTCGTGTCGTTTAAGGTGGGGATTGGAAGGGTACAGACAGGTAGTTTGTCGTAGCGAATGCTTCAGGTAATTTGTAGTGGATCTTGTTAAAGATCCTCGTCGCACAGGATCTTTAACAAGATCCACTACAAATCATGAAATCAAGACGGTGTTTGCCATTTGTTTGGTTGCCGATGCCGGGTCTCCCGTTGATCGAATCCAGTCTACCTTACTGCGACTCCGTCGAATGCTCGGGTCAGTCCAAGTATTTTCAACTCACTTTTGACGGTTTCTTTGGTCGGTGTTTCAATCGTTTCGGCAACCTCGTCGGCTAACAACTGGGCGAACACAGCTCGAGCTTCCAGCAAACGCTCATCGATCGTCTTCAGCTCCATTTCGATCCCCCGTTCTTCTCGCAGTCGCTCTTTCAGCGATTGGTTTTCTTTCTTGGATGCCGTCGTCGCACAGTGCAAGACCGAGTAGAGTGGTTTCTTAGGATATTGATGCTCTTTTCTTTCAAGCGACCGCCATGCTCTCTCAAGCAACCCCGTCCGCCATAGAGACAACCATTGCTCGTTGTCATTCTTGATGGCATCGATTTTGGCTGTCAGCTTTTCGGTCGGTTCCGATTCATCCAACTTTGCTTTGGCCGTCGAACGGATTGCTCGAATCAAAAAATCTCGTAGCCGCCCCTTTTTGTTTTCGCCGAAACCCGCGGAAACGAGGTGAGCAATCAACAATCTCAAACAATCGTCGGCAACATCCGACGACCCGAGTATCGTCACCAACATCTTGCGAACCGTAAGTGAATAGCGCAGCACAAAGCCCGCCGCACTACTGGCGTTCGTCCACGGATTTGAAGATCGAACCAGATGCACCGAGGTGGTTCGGTCTGCTGTTTGTGTCGTATCGTCTGACATAAAAACTAGTTTAACCACAACTTTCACGCAAAGTGACTAGAGGCAAGCGAAGAAATCCCGTTATCGCGACAAAAAACGAACAGAACGCTAAAATCACGCTCCGCCATCTTGCCAAGTCACAACGATATCCGCATCCTTGATGCCTTGGCGCATGCCACCTCCGACCGTTCCTATTCGAATTTCCTATCCATACGAGCTGATCCCAGTGAATCTCATCCCAACGAATCGCAAGCCTATTTCGGAATTGACCGATGGACAGCAAGTCGAGCAGTCCTTCCGCGCGGCCGACAAACAACTTCGCGTCAACCGGCAAGGCGGCAAGTATATCATCCTGAAACTGACCGATCGATCGGGCACAATGTCAGGGATGCTCTGGAACGCCGATGAACGGATTTACGATTCGTTTGATCGCGGCGATTACGTCCACTGTATCGGACGCACCCAAATCCATAATGGAGCACTGCAAATGATCGTCACGGAGGTCCAGCGAATGGATTCCTCCGAAGTCGATCTAGCCGACTTCGAACGCTTCGATGCCGGCCAAGCTCAGCAACAAAAATCGCGTTTAACGGAATTGCTTACAGAAATCTCCAACCCGCATCTCAAACAACTCGGTGACGCGTTCCTCCAAGATACCACCTTGATGGCGCGGCTCGAACTTGGGGCCGCTGCCGTGACCAACCATCATGCGTATCCCGGTGGTCTACTTCGACACACCGTTGATTTGATGGAGTTGGTCCATTTGTTCGCACCACGCTACCCCCGTATCGATGCCGACCTTTTGCTGTTCGGTGCATTCCTTCACGACCTCGGCAAACTCGAAGAGCTCTCGTCCGATGGCGAAGCGACCTATACCGATCGCGGCCAACTGGTCGGCCATATCGTCATCGGAGTGCAATTGCTGGATGAAAAAATTCGCGAGCTCGAAAAGGGAGGACAACCATTCCCGCCCGAGCTACGGTTGCAACTGGAGCACCTCATCGTCAGCCATCATGGACATTACGAATTCGGTAGCCCAAAGTTGCCCGTCACGCTGGAAGCCTTAGCTCTGCATCATCTCGACAACCTAGACGCCAAGCTTGACTCGTTCACCAGTATCATGGATTCCGATGTCGCAGCCGATGGCAATTGGACCAATTACAATCCATCGATTGGTCGCAAACTTTGGAAATCACGCGAGGCCTAAAAGCAATGACGATACCTGATCCACGACCTGCCGTCGTTCTTTTGTCGGGCGGCCTCGATAGTGCCACTTGTTTAGCGATTGCCGCTAGCGAAGGTTTTACGCCTCATGCGATTAGCTTTCGATACGGACAACGACATACTTTTGAACTCGATCGTGCCATGATGCTGGCAAGATCGATGGGCGCTGCATCGCATCGAATTGTCGACATCAATTTGTCCCAATTCGGCGGCTCGGCCTTAACCGACTCCGCGATCGCTGTTCCAAAACATGACTCGGTTGACGACTTGGGCGAGGTGATTCCCGTTACCTACGTGCCTGCTCGTAATACGGTCTTTCTGTCGCTTGCCTTGGCGTTGGCCGAAACCCTAAACGCCACCGACATCTTTATCGGCGTCAATGCACTCGACTACAGCGGCTACCCTGATTGCCGACCCGAATTTATCGCAGCCTTTGAAAAGATGGCGAATTTGGCGACACGCGCAGGAGTCGAAGGCCATCGCTTATCCATTCATACGCCCCTGATCGATCTAAGCAAATCGCAAATCATCGCACGAGGCCTTGCCCTCGGAGTCGATTACTCCCAGACGCTGTCATGCTACGACCCCGACAACAACGCTCGGCCGTGCGGCCACTGCGATGCTTGCTTGCTTCGCCAAAAAGGATTTCAAGAAAACGGGATGAGTGATCCAGGGGCGTAGGATCGAAGACAAAGCCAAAACCTAAAGCGAGTCAAGCGAGCGAGTCAAGCGGGCGAGTCAAGCGGGCGAGTCAAGCGGGCGAGTCAAGCGAGCGAGTCATTGAACAAAAAAGCTGTAGGCCTGATCACGATGCCTTCCTAAAAGCGTATCGTAGGCAAGAATCGGCTTCCGAGACGACAGCCCGGTAAGTAACATCAAGAAAGATGCAACATGATATTCACGAAACGCAAATAGCTTCCCTTGAAACGCCCACGAGTACGCTGATCCCTCCTAATGCTTTGTCACAACGAAGAATTAAGAGAAGAATCTTTCGTGGCTGTGGCTTCCAGTCGCAGCTTACTGGGGCAAGATGCCCCAGCCACGCTTTTGCCAAGCCTAAATTCAAGCGGTGACAAAAACCCTAGGTCAATCCATTGCTAGTCAACACCAACGAGAACCGACGCAACCTGCGGACGTGCTGGACCCTTGCGATCGTTGGCGTTTTGATCGTCGCCCTGTTCGCTTGGCTGTCACCGTGGATTTTGATTTTGGTTCCTGTACCGCCCTTGGTAGCATACTGGCTCCGATATCGCACCGCACGGCGGTATCGCGTGCTCCAAAATCCTTTCCCGAAGGATCGTGAGGCGATTCTGAATTCACATGTCAGCTATTACCGGGCACTTGACTTAGCCGGCAAAAAGCGGTTCCGTGACCTGATGACGGTCTTCTTGGACGAAGTTCGTATTACGGGGATTCGCACCGATGTCGATGAGACAACGCGGACATTGGTGGCCGCCAGCGCTGTGATTCCCATCTTTGCTTTCGAAGACTGGGAATACTCAACCCTCGGCGAGGTGCTGATCTATCCTGGATCGTTCGATGGTGAGTACCAAACGGACGAAGCAACGGGTGCGAACATCCTGGGGATGGTCGGTACAAATCACCTCAGCGGAGTGATGATCTTGTCCAAGCCATCTCTATTAGCTGGCTTTGCGAACGACAGCGACAAACGCAATGTGGGGATTCACGAGTTCGCACATCTGGTCGACAAGCAAGATGGTGACATCGACGGAACACCACCAGGGGTTTCTGCGGACATCTACGCCCCGTGGGTCAAATGGGTCGGCGAAGAACTGAAGCGGAAAGCTGGCAATGACGAGCACATCGATGACTACGCCTACACCAACGAAGCAGAGTACTTTGCCGTATTGTCCGAGTACTTCTTCGAGTCGCCAGCGATTCTCGAAAAGAAAGATCCACGTTTGTACGACTTGATGAGAAAGATGTATCGCCAAAACACCAAACGCTTATTCGCCGGTCGCCCCAAGCGACGCAAACGGGTGGGCCGCAACGATCCGTGTCCATGCGGCAGTGGTGAAAAATTCAAACGCTGCTGCCGCCGCAATCGCTAAGGCATTCCTCTGCTCCCTCGAACGTCTGCCAGTATATCGTGTGCCGATCGGACCGCGCCCACGTGCCTTGAAACGCGCGGCCCGAATGCATGCCGCTGCATCAAGCATATTAGCGAGTATCGGTACTTGAAAGATCTGGCTTCAAAGTGGGATCGCCAGGTACGCTTTTGTGAGGGGATTGAGGGCATCTCCTATTCGTTTCCGCATTCGTCAAATACGCCAACGGCGTTAGACAACCTAGTCCGCACGTTCGTGCACTGCGAGCGAAGCGTAGCAAACCGCAACCTTGGGTAGGGGGCTGCACGAAGCAATTTTCAGGTAAACAGCAAGTCTTGAGCACACCAGACTCAGCCTACCTCTGGCATCGCGGAAGTGAGAAGTGAATTGCGAAGCAAGTTTGCAAATTGGCTCGGATGGGCTTTAAAACAAGATATCCTCATCATCGTCGTCATCTTCTCGGTCGGGATGCATCGGATCATCCGAATCGAAGAACAGATCGGCTAATCC is a genomic window containing:
- a CDS encoding M90 family metallopeptidase, which gives rise to MLVNTNENRRNLRTCWTLAIVGVLIVALFAWLSPWILILVPVPPLVAYWLRYRTARRYRVLQNPFPKDREAILNSHVSYYRALDLAGKKRFRDLMTVFLDEVRITGIRTDVDETTRTLVAASAVIPIFAFEDWEYSTLGEVLIYPGSFDGEYQTDEATGANILGMVGTNHLSGVMILSKPSLLAGFANDSDKRNVGIHEFAHLVDKQDGDIDGTPPGVSADIYAPWVKWVGEELKRKAGNDEHIDDYAYTNEAEYFAVLSEYFFESPAILEKKDPRLYDLMRKMYRQNTKRLFAGRPKRRKRVGRNDPCPCGSGEKFKRCCRRNR